GGTGGGTTAACAGCAGCCTTGGGCCTGGCCAGGCCACCTGCTGGGGTCCAGAGCTCAAGGCACAGTCTGCTGGATGCTGTTGCCTGAGGCAGCCAGAGGCCCGGGGCCTGAGCCCACCAGCAAGGCCCACTGGCTGTCTGGGGCCTCTGCCCACCCAGGCAGGAAGGTTAAAGCCCTGAGGTCAAGGCCTCGGCTGGGGAGCAGGATCCTGGGGTGGGAAGCCCACCACTGGCGAGCCCTCCCTCTGCAGGGCTtactccctgcctccctctgagTGCTGGTGGCCACAAGGCctgcaggcctggggcagggcagCACCTGCCTCGCTGTGGTCAGTGGCACCTGGGGCCTCTGCAGCACTGAACCCATGACCAGTGCTCTTAGGCCACAGCCAGCCTGCTTCCCAGAGCCACTGGGCAGCGAGGTACTAGGtacctgtccctgtccccagagcAGTGGCCATCACAGAGGTCCACTCCTCCACATTTCCAGAGAGCCAGTGGGAGGCTGAGCTGGCCTGCAAGGGTGGGTGTGAAGGGGCCGACAGCTGGACCCACTGATGGTGCTGCCACGACTGCTCTACCCTGAGCGCACTGCTGACCACTGATTGCTTACCTGCACCCACCTGTCCCAGGACTGGGCTCCCTCCTGGCTGTATGCACCGCCAGGCTGGGGGAGCAGCCCGGGGGCAGCATCCAGCACAGGGAGGCCCTGGATAGGGCtgacggtgtgtgtgtgtggggcccTACCTGCCAGGGAGATGTCCCAGAGTCCTTAACTGGTTGCCAAAAGCCAAAGAGAGGCTGTTGCTCAGCCCAGCGGTTTTAAACAAGTCTGTTTATTGAAAGGATTTGAAAACAGTAGTAAGGCCTTCAGCAAGGAACACGTGTCAAGACACCGACAACAGGAGACGACGCGACTCCGCTTCACAACTCCCCAGCGCGCTCGCTGGCCACAGGCGGCTGCAGACCAGCCCACGCTGGGTGGTGAGCTCCACCAGTGGGCTGCCTCCCTGgggcccccagccccaccctggctCGTGGTCCCCTGCCCAGGCCATACCAGGTTCCCGGGTGGAGGAGTAGGAGGTAAGGGACACGCGGACGAGGGGCTTGTGCTCCAGCAGGCACGGAGGCCCTTCTGCCCAACGCGAGCGAGGCCTGCGAGGCCGCCTGCGGCAGGACGGGCACCTTCCCTTGGAAGCCCCATTGAGGAAGGCACCGCCTCCGGCTCTGGCCAGTCAACAGGTGAAGGGGAGCTGGAGCCTCGAGACACGAGCCCCCGACACCTTGGCACGGCCCAGGGCCCCGGGCTCCGCTCCTGCTCTGCTCCCAACAGGCCTCGCTGTCCCCGCATGAGCAGATCGTCTCAGAACCCTCACCATGGCCTCAAAACAGGGGGCCCCACCCTGAGAAGTAGTGGCTCCTCTCCTGGACCCTGGACCATTAGCGCGGGGCTGGACACAATGTAAACACTGGACTACAGGACGGTCCCCCTCTAAATCTACACAAAAGTGTGTACAAGAAAATATGTACATAAGCACTTGAGAAAGTTCAGAAGAGTCTCTAGAAAGTACATACAGGGTGAAAACACCTTCCGGGAGCTGCCGCAGCCGCCCTGCTGCAGGAGGTTCAGAGCGGACCCTGGGGGGCGTGTGGCCACCCCAGAAGGCAGGACAGCAGAGCCCTTGGTGCCCCTGAGCCCCAGAAGCACAGGGCGGAGGGGAGAAGCATCGCACCTGAAGGAGACTCTGCGCTGAGGCATTTATTTCAACACGGAAGGACAGATCAATCCTCTCCAACCCTCTGAATTTCAAGACTGATTTATGGAAAGTCCCCGATCTGGAATCGCAAGAGCCTTGCTGGGGGCTGCAGGGCGCCCAGCACGGCTCTCACTGtactttagaaatgaaaaagagtcAGATTAGAAAAGGTAAAAAGCTGATCTGGTCGGCAAAAGGCAGACCGGGCTCCCCTGCTGCAGGCGCAGGTGGGACTCGGTGGGATGTGGTGGGACAGCGAGGCCGGGCACTGCCCGGTGCTGCTAGCTGTCTTCCCCGTCCTCTTCATCCTCTGCAAAGTGGGCTTGCTTCTTCCTCACGTTCCAGTGCAGACACTGGGCCAGGCTCTCGAACCAGTCGCTCACCGGGTCTCGCACACAGATGGAGGGCAGCGGGTAGCgggaggtggtgatggtgatgctgCCCGGGGTAGGTGCACGGTGAGCCCCGCCCACTCCAGCAGCCCGGGGCCTTGTGCCCACAGTGAGCCCACCCACTCCAGCAGCACTGGGCCTAGCACCCAAGAGAGGGGGGGCAGACCCTCACCAGCCTCCTGGCCTGTCCCAGTCCTGGCTGACGGGCCTCCCCATGCTGGACAGCCCACTCAGGAGGTGGCCTGAGGGGCAAGATGCCCTGGAGGACCCAGCGGCTGCCTGAGATGGTTTAGCTGTGGACTTGTCACCCTAGGTTCAGCAGTGGTGGGTGGTCACCATGGCTGTGCGGAGGGACGCCCAGACTTGCTGAAGGCCCTCTGCTGCACCATGTGGCCACCCTGCCACAGGCCCCGGGCAGTCAGGCCCCAGCCCCCACACACCTGTCTCCGTGGCGGATCTCCTGCCGCTTCCGTCCGTCCAAGGATACCCATGCAGTGTTCCTAGCTTCTGGTGACAGCATGATCTGAAGAGGTTGAGAAGGGACAAGCGTCGGCCTGGCCGTGAgctccagggcctcctgcagACATACCCTCTCTGCCACCAGGCACCTCATGgatgtctggggctggggaccaGGAGGCCAAAGGCCAGGCAGGGACCTGTGGTAGGGACTCCTAGCAGGGTCTTTCCTCACCCAGAGCTACTTTGGCCACCCCCACTCAACGGGGCCCTTCCCAATGCAGCTGGGTGCCCCGTGGGAGGCCGGCCCACTCTCCCTGCTGCCAGGGACAGAGACAGGGACAGGTGTGGGCCCTCTCCCCTGAGGCCCAGGTCTCTCAGGCCCATCTGAGCCCCAGCCAGGTGGGACTGGCCTCCCAAGGGGCACCAGCCAGCCTGGATCCTGAGGCCATGGCCTCATGTCAGCTCCATGGTCAgcactgcgggggggggggggccgcaAGGCTATAGAGGCAGCTGGTATACCAGGGGCAGAGGGGTGCTGGCCCTGACCTTCAGCTCAACTCCTGCAGGGACCACGATGGGCCGGAAGGACAGTGAGTGTGGGCAGATGGGTGTGAGCATGATAGCCGGCACATTGGGGTGGATCATGGAGGCTCCCGCTGCCGCTGCGTACGCTGTGCTGCCGGTCGGGGTGGACACGATGACTCCTGCAGGGACAGGGTGCGGGTTTGCTGTCCAGCCTCACAGCTCCTCAGGACGCAGGGGGCGCGCAGCCTTACCATCGCCCTGCACTGTGGTGATGAGGTGTCCGTCCAGGTAGACGTCCACGTTGGACAGGTATGAGGAGGGGCCTCTGTCAATCACGACTTCGTTCAAGACCTGGAGGGGACAGTGGGGCCACTGCACTCAAGAAGGGTGGCAGGGCCTGGGTTGCAGCGCACCACTGGGGCCTGCATCCTGAAGTCCAGCCTCAATCATCCCCGGCCACTCCCCCAGACCACAGGACAGGAAGGACAAGACCAGAGCAGCAGGGGCATCCACAGACCTGATACTGCATGGCCTGCTTCCCAACCTCGGGGTCCAGGCCTGGAGCTGGCAGGCCATTTTCACTGAGTCCATTGTGGACGGTCATCCTCTTGCCTCTGAGCTCCTTCACCACCCTGACCTTCAGCCGGCTCCGAAGAACAATAGCTGCATTCCCTGGGGGCCAGTGGGGTCAGCAGGGCCCTGCCCAGGGAGTCGGGGTCCACCCGAGGGCGCACAGACCCTCCCTTTCTGCCCCCAGGAAAGTGGCCCTTCAGAGCCTTGGTGGAGCCAGACCCCTCTGCGGAGCAGCCCAGCACTCCAGCCCGTGAGTCCCTGAGGCGGCCCGGGGCCAGGGACTCTCAGTGGTGCTCAGCAGGGTGGCAAAAAgggcaaaagggaaaaaaaagcaagcgGCCAGCGGgcgtccccagccccaggccacctCGCCTCACCTTCTATCACCTGAGTCACTTGGGACTGAAAGTTCTCAAAGTTGAAGGGAGTCAGGAAGCCCAGGGAGCCCAGGTGGAAGGCCATGACTGGAGGCACACTGCCCTGTGGAGAGGAAGGTGGGCGCTGAGTCCAGCCTGCACCAGAGACACAGCCCTGCAGCAGatggccaggccctggggactCAGCCCTGTCCCCAGGCCGCCTGCACTCCAAAGACAGCACAGTGTAGCTGCAGGGCAGCTGTGGAAGTGGGGGTGGTCGGGGGGGGGGCCTGGATGTGGGGGGCTCAGGGGAGTAAGTGGTCCCGAGACACATGGGCAGTCTTCCAGGGAGCGGTCACCGCTGGCCCTGGTGGCTGGGAATGCTGATAAGAAAAACAAGACCCAGCAGCTCTCTGGTCACAGAACGGGAAAGAAGTGGGCGGTGCTGGCCACAGGGCTCTGACATGGGAGACCAGGCCCCACAGGCTCTGGAGGGTGAGGAGACCTGGCAGCTCTGGGGTGGCGGCAGGGCAGCGTGGGGTCGTTTTGACAGCCCTACACATAATGGGGTGAGCAGAAGCCACGGTCCCCACAACAGGGCAGCCTGTGGCCCTGGAGAGGCCCACTCTGATGTAGGATGGGACCACTCCCTTCTGTCCCAGGCCACTCTGTGCCCCTTACTCTCATCCCCAGCAAGTTTCTGGGCTCCTCATTGGCGTCCAGGAGGCTGCCCTGCCCACGTCCAGCTGCTCTCCACAGGCCTCCTCGCCTGAAGGAGGCTGCCCGAGGGCTGGGTCCTGCCTTGCATGGGGTGAGGCCCAAGGGCTCTAGTTGGCCCCTGGCCTCCTTGCACCACACCCCCCTAGCTGCCCTGATGCCCTGGCCACACCAGCTGTCCCTAAGGCTGTCCCATCTGGACCTGCAGCCGCCCTGGGCATTGTCTCCCACCAACGTCCCTTCCTGCCAGCCGGGCTAGGCAGTCCCAGGCCCCGGCCTTGCCGAGTACCAGGCGGCAGCAGCTGTGCGGCTTGCACTGTTGCTAACAATGGCCTGGAGAACACTGGTCTCCCCAGGGTAGGCAGGCAGAGCAGCTCGCTACCCTGGGCCAGGAGCTCTCACCCGGGGCCTGCACCCACACCCAGCTCACCTGGAAGAGCGACGAGGCGTAAAGCAGGGTCCCGTCTCCCCCCAGGCAGATGATGAAGTCAATCTGGTTGGAAATGTCGTCATAATCTGGAAGCAGACAGAACCAAGCAGCAGTGGTCAGAGCCTCTGGGTACCCACGTGCCCAGAGCAGACAGCAAGGGGACGGCGGGGGAGGGGCTGCAGCACACCTTCCCGGAAAGTGCAGAACTTCTTCTTCACAGGCCCGAAGTTGTCATCGCAAGCTATGGCAGGGTCTTCCAGCACCTTCTTTTCCACGTACACGATCATGTTGTTCTCCTGGAGGTGGGATGTGAGGCGGAGCACGCGCCTTAGCCCACCGTGTGCTCCGCCCGGACCATGCTGCTCCTTAGCCCTCCTGCAGGCCCGGCAGGCTGGGACGGGGTGGGAAGGGTGGCCCGGCAGGCTGGGACCGGGGTGGGAAGGGTGGCCCGGCAGGCTGGGACCGGGGTGGGAAGGGTGGCCCGGCAGGCTGGGACCGGGTGGGAAGGGTGGCCCGGCAGGCTGGGACCCGGGTGGGAAGGGTGGCCCGGCAGGCTGGGACCGGGTGGGAAGGGTGGCGAGCCACTTCCTGCCTGCCTGCTTCTCCCACGCTCAAGGCCTCGGCGCCTTCTGCTCCAGTGGCTCTGGAACCAGGCACCCTGTGCCCTGTCCCCAGGACTCATGGGTAGAGGCTCACCCCCACTCAGGCATCGGGGGAAACTGAGCTCCACGGTGCTACTCATAGGAGGGGCATCTGGAGGGGATCTGGGTCAGCAGCCAGCAGGGCGGAGCCTCTGGCTGAATCATGGTGGCTCTGAGGGACAGAGACCACATGTGTGTGTGCTGCCTCTTGCCACATAGTGCCCTGTGTCACCTTGGAACTTGGCCAGCAAGGCAGCCATCGCCAGATGTAGCCCTTGACACTGCATCTCCAGAACCGTGAACCAAAATAAGGCTCTTTGGTTAAAACTGACCTGGTTGGTGGGACTGTGCGACAGGTAGTGAGGGGCCACCCAGCTCCGAAGCCCGACCTCCCACACTGCAGCAGCACTGGGGACGCAGGACAGAGGAGCACTGGAGTGGTGGGGCGAGGAGGGTGCCACCCTCTGGGCGTACTTGCGCCTCCTGCCTACACCTGGGACGGGGTTCCACGGCCTGCCAGTGTGCACAGGAGGCCTCCTCGGCCCGACTTGCCTCCATGAGGTACACGCACAGCTCTTTGAAGGGCTGCAGCAGGCTGGCGTCCCGGATCTTCTTGATGACAAGCACGCTCTTTGGAGACTTGTTCCATGTCAACCTCTGGCTCGCAGGGTCCTGAATGTGCCTGGCGGGAGGAGAGAAGTCAGCAGGCGTTGGCCCTGGAGGAGGAGTCCCTGAGAGGGGCCGCGCCTCCTGGACACACTGCACAGTGGTGTGGGAGCCTGGCACAGAGGCCAGCACCAGGGCACAGCAGATCTACTCTCTCGGTTGCTGTAGACCCAAAGACCCTGCCTTGCCCTGCCTGCTACCTGCAGTGCTCAGCCAGGTCCCTGCAGGCACCCCCCACCCACCTTTGCAGGCCTGTGCACAGAACCCATGAAGAAAAGAGGCATGGAAACCAGGAAAGCCCTGAGCCCCAAGAGGACACCGGCCCCACCCAGTCGGCTGGGACTCTACCCACTCCCGGGCTGGCCCCAAGGACACAGCGGTGCTTCCTGCACAGATGACACCACCAGGTGAGGGGGCTGGCCCTCGTGGTCACAGTACAGGCTGCTTGCTCAGAAGGTGGCGGCAGCCCTGCTTGCTCAGTGCCCACGGCCCTCTACTCTGCTGCCTCAGCGCACCAGCTCGACTCCTCACACGGCATGCTGAGGGGCAGGCGGGGTCCTCCAGAGGCAGGGCCACCCAGCAGGCTCTTCTACAACTCAGCAGTCCCAGGACCGCCCTGGTCTACAGTGCCTGGGGCACATGTGGACTGCACGTGCCACAGAGCCAGCTGCAGACGGTAGGCCTGACAGGCAGCTGGCACTTTCCCTGGCGCCATActgcctgcctcagccccttTCCAGCAGGTCGTGCCTCATGGGGCAGCGAGAGCCCACCACAGAGCCTCAAGCCAGGCTGCACAGCACCAACCACAGCAGCAGTGGCGGCCTTGTCCTGTCACTGCTGGGAGACGAGGGGCTGCTCACGGCACCCTCTCTTAGCCTCACCACCTGCTCGCACCTCTCTTGCAGCTACGAGGtgactccaccctccagggggCAGCCCCTCACCGCCAGCTCCACATGCCCTCGCCCCACGTCCAGCTCTGCACGCTCCAAGCTGAAGGCAAAAGGCAGCTCGCAGGACTCACGTCTTCAGGGCGACTCAGAGAGCTTCCCAACATGATGGGAATCAAGACAGTGGGGTGGCTTTCTTGCTGTTCCCGCTCCTCCATCCACGTAAGAGGCCCACTCTACCTGTTCCTAGCGGAGTGCCATGGCCGCCAGCCTGCCCAGCTTGGCCTCGGCTACAGCCTGTGCAACTGGCCAGGCCTGCTCGTGGGCCACGGGTGGGTGAGAGGCTGTCGGGTGAGAGGCTCCAGGAGGGTGTGTGGGATGCTCACAGCCCTCTGTCCTGTCAGGTGGCGAGAGCCCTGCTACTGCAGCTGCCCTGGGCAGCCCCATCAAGACTCTTCCAGCCCTGAGGCCTCGCTGGGCCCAGCCCGTGTCGTGACCAGCAGTGTCATCACACCTGGCCTGGGCACCAAGCCCTCCGCGTGACCATAAACCAGTCTCTCAACTTCCTGCTGGGTCATCTGCACAGTGGGGTGCTGACCCTCCCAGGCCCACAGGTGCAGGTGTGGTGTGAAGCCTCAGCCCTGCCTGCCCGCAAAAGCTGCAGGAGAGAGTTGGGGGCCCACAGGTGAACCGACTGTTGGCCACACCCCCTCAGGTGCCAGTGACGCCACAGCAGAGCACACACATGGCAGGCAGGTGGGAAGGGTGTGCACCGCAGCACCCCCTGCCCCTGTGAAGCCCGGGAAGGCGTGCAGACAGGAGGGCCGTGGAGCCCGCCCCCAGCTAGGGCATGCCAGCCTCCATGGGGCAGAGAAGACGCTGCCCTGGGTGCTCACCTTCCACCCTGCCAGGCCCACCTGCCTGGGGAGGCCTGACCTTGGGAAATGGCTCAGAGGCCATCCTGAAGCCCAGCCTGAGAAGGCCACAGGAAAGCACACGGCTCGGACAGCGACTGCGCCTGGCCCTGGTGACTGCTGGCTACGGGAGGCTGGGCAGCGGTGAGCCCCCTCAGGGCTGCCACTGAGTGAGTAGCCGTGACAGCTGTGCCAGGAGGGCCTTGGGCAGCCAGGGGTGGGGCCACATGGAGCCCTGGTCACAGGAAGTGACAGGCAGGTGTGCCACCAGGCAGGGCTCTGGAGCAGCTGGGGTCTGGAAGGCTGGGCGGGCTGGGCAGAGGACGGACTTCAAGGCTATGGGAGGCCGCTAAGAGTCCACACCGGGCAGGGTGCAATCCGAACCACTGGGCGGAGGGGCTGGGGAGCAAACGTGGGCTCAGAACCATCTTCCCCGTCCAAACTGTACAAGAACAGCTCCTGGAAAGCATGTGGGGTGACGCCAGGGCCCCGGGGACCTGCAGTCCCTCATGGACAGGAAGGTGACAGCATCGTCACAGGGATCCGCACTGCCAGGCCACTCCAGTCTGTAAAGCAGCTCCTCCAACAAGCTGAAGGCGATGGGCCCATACTTCTGCTGTCCCCACACTGCAGTTCCAGGAGGTGGGCCAGGTGTCTCACCCAGGTGGCACTGCAGCACCGAGACACCAGAGCTGGCCAGCCCAGCCCCTCACCCAGTGCCGTAAAGGTACAATCCACAGACAACTTCCCGGCTTCCACTCTCGAGTCCACCGGCAACCTCCAGGCACAGCACCACCCTCGACACAGCCACCGGCCCCATGGCAGACCCACACAGCACTGCACGTGACCTAGCTCTGGCGGGACGGAAACCCGAGCGGGGTGCTCCCCAACTCCAGGAGCACAGAGGGCCAAGACGTCCTTGGTGCAGGGCGAAGGTGGGAGGAGCAGAGCTCTGACCCTTGGAGGTCGAAACACTAACATCAGATCCCTTTGGCTTTTCCCTCCCACAAGCCCTACCCGCGGCCAGACCACCATGCAGAGCACAGACACCGGCTCCGTCAACACCATGCAGAGCTGGACTGCGGCGCTGTCACCAGTGGGCTGGGGGACGCTGACTGGCACACTCCCAAGCCTGCCTCCTCCAGGACACGTGGGCCAGCAGCAGAGCCAGCACAGCGAGGAGGGGACCCTGGGCTGGGCGTGGCCCTGTGACAGAGCATATGCCTGGCATGCTGAGCCCTAGATTTGGACCCAAgcaacaggaaagaaaaggacaAGGCACCCTTCAAGCAGCTGCGTCTGACGGAGGGAAGCAGCTAACACCTCTGCAttctacacacatatacatagcttagttattgacaggcctttattttatttacttatttttatgtggtgctgagagtcgaacccagtgcctcacacatgctaggcaagagctctaccgctgagccacacctccagccccacacCTTTGTATTTTGAAACGACTGAAGGAAAAGCCAGCAGGTTGACACGGGGCCCATGCCCAGAACTCTCCCTGCTGGAATCTGAAGCAACTCAAGCTTCTCACTGCAACGCCACTCAAcctgacttggaggctgaggcaggaagatccaagcttgaggccagcctcagcaactcagcaaggtcctaaggaacttagcaagactgtctcaagatagaaaataaaaagggctgggggtgcagctcagtgggtGCATCCGAGGTTCAACCAATGCCAGCGCGGGCCCAGAGTCCACAGGCTAGGCAGTGCCCAGCTCATGCCTTCACTTTCCAAAGCCACTAGAGGAGATTGCCACTCAGGGGCTGGGAATTCAGCAGGGCTGGGAGGTACCCGCTTCTCCCCGTAACACCCCAGGACACACCCCGCCCTGGCCCACACACTTACATGATGGTCTGGGGGTTCTGTAGCACACAGGCCTTTGGTCCAAACGTGGTCACTGGGCAGGGCCCATGGAGAGAGCGTGTCCTCCTGCAGGGGCACAGAGGGCTGCTGTCAGAGCAGTGTGCAGCTGGCGACACGCAGCCACGTCAGACTGCAAGGACACGCATGGCGTGAGCCTGAGCAGCCACCGCCGCCTCCAGGGTCAGCCCAGAGGTCCTGCCCCGGCCCCGGCACCAGGCCGAGCTCACAGCAAGACACGTCCTGAGGACCAGTGAGTGCCACCTGGAGGACCTGGGCCAGACTGCAGCTCCAAGGCACCCTCGTCCCCAGAAAGAATGAGCTCAGCAGCCCAACTTCCGTGGTCCCCGAAAAGGGCCTCGGCCAGCTGAACCCCAACAAAGGGCCTGCTCCAGGCCATCACCTGGGGGGCTGCATCTGGGCTGCCCACATGCCCAGCAGTGGTGGGCAGCACCATGACTGCCCTCCTCAGAAggctccctccctggcctccagGCCTCATAACCCCTCAGGTACCAAGGTGACTGTCACCAAGCCAGCGGACCAGGACCTGCAAGGTCGCTCACCTTCCACTGCCCATCTCACGACTCCCCAAACTGCCCAGTCCTGACGCAGATAAAAGACCTGCCCTGCCCTGGGCGATGGGCCGCCTACGGGCCATGGAGTCTGGCCAGGCCTATGCTGACACGGAGAGGGGTCACCTGGGTGCCAGGGCCTTTCTGGACTAGGCTCTAGGTTTGTCTACAAAAGTCTAAAAATCATGCAGATTATCACACAGAACTCCCGCTGGGAAGGTCAAAGGTTGTTGGAAAGACGGTCCAGTGCCTGCAGAGACTACAGGTGGCCAGGTGGACGTCCAGTTTCCCTCTCTGCTCCTCAGGACAGCCGTGTGCCATGCTACTTCACCCTGGGACCCCCAAAAAGGCTGCCCAGACCCTCACCACTCTCATGGTTCAAAGTCCCGTGGACACAAAAGGTGTGCTGTGCTATGTCCACGGGAACAGGGGGCAGCCAGCCATCATCCCAGCCAaaagggagctgaggcaggaggaggcaggtggGCTGCTCGGTGAGACCCTGCCGGGGTGGAGGCCCGACTGCCCTGTTGCTGCACACAGATGCGTGTGCACCCACGCCCCCTGGACCCACCCCACCAGCAGAGGCTCGGAAGGCCCCTCAGCTCCCTGAACAGACGTGGGCTTTTTATCTCACAGGGGCTTTGCCTACCAGAGCGGGCTGAGACTCCCTCCTCGGGTCGAAGGTGCGAGGCACGCAGCTCTGCCAACGTCCCCAGCGCCCAAGCAAGCAGCCTTCTCTGTACCCCACTCTCAAGACGCTGGCTTTGTATAAGCATCTTAACACCAACATACAAAAACCAGAGCTCTCCACAGGGGACTCCATCACTCAAGGCCACCCACAGGCTGCAGCACCCAGGGTCCCCCGCCCTGTGGCCCGCGACCCTGGAGAACGCATGCAAAGAGTTGCGCCTcaccacaccccacccacacggCACCGACACTGCTGCAGACCACGCTGGTTCCCGGCGGACTTCTCTACGAAAGGCACCAGAATCACTGTCCCCAGGATTGAGAGCCACACCCCAGGCGCCACTGAACCCTGCGCTCATCTGGCCGCCTTCCCAAGGCCCTGAGTGCTGCTGTATGGGTGACCCTGTACCAGGGCAGGCCACTGGAAAGGGCCCCATGGCCCTGCACCTGAGACCCACTCCACCGAGCCGGCACCCCCAGCATGGCTCCCAGGTGGAAAGAAGACACACACAGCTCAGCTGCAGGTGGCCCTGGACATACCCTGCTCTGCTCTCGGAGGCAGCTCCCCGGGCAACCCCTAGCCCAGCCTGTGGCGAGTGTGGACCTGCTTAGAAGGACTGCGCAGTGCGGCAGCCACACTGCAGCACCTTCCTGGTCCTACCTGGACTCCTTGGTGCTGCCCAGGGCAGGTGAGGCCGACAGGCTCCGAGACTTGGCGCGACCCCGGACAGGGCGGCTGTAGCTCCAAGCCTCGTCCCCATGACATGCTGAGCAGCAGTACGAGGCCGCATCTGGGCTCAGCTCCTTACTCACATTCATCTTCTCTTGTTCCATTTCCATAGTTGATAAACGAGAACTTCTGCCAGAAAAGCAGACGCCTTGATCCAATGAAATAAAGAGAGTCAGTCGGTGTGAAGTTGCCctggtgtgtgtgcgtgtgtgtgtgtctctctctctctcacacacacacacaaacacacatatgcgcgcgcccctccctctgcccctcctctgccaTGTGGA
This region of Ictidomys tridecemlineatus isolate mIctTri1 chromosome 11, mIctTri1.hap1, whole genome shotgun sequence genomic DNA includes:
- the Nadk gene encoding NAD kinase isoform X2, with protein sequence MHIQDPASQRLTWNKSPKSVLVIKKIRDASLLQPFKELCVYLMEENNMIVYVEKKVLEDPAIACDDNFGPVKKKFCTFREDYDDISNQIDFIICLGGDGTLLYASSLFQGSVPPVMAFHLGSLGFLTPFNFENFQSQVTQVIEGNAAIVLRSRLKVRVVKELRGKRMTVHNGLSENGLPAPGLDPEVGKQAMQYQVLNEVVIDRGPSSYLSNVDVYLDGHLITTVQGDGVIVSTPTGSTAYAAAAGASMIHPNVPAIMLTPICPHSLSFRPIVVPAGVELKIMLSPEARNTAWVSLDGRKRQEIRHGDSITITTSRYPLPSICVRDPVSDWFESLAQCLHWNVRKKQAHFAEDEEDGEDS
- the Nadk gene encoding NAD kinase isoform X1, with product MEMEQEKMNVSKELSPDAASYCCSACHGDEAWSYSRPVRGRAKSRSLSASPALGSTKESRRTRSLHGPCPVTTFGPKACVLQNPQTIMHIQDPASQRLTWNKSPKSVLVIKKIRDASLLQPFKELCVYLMEENNMIVYVEKKVLEDPAIACDDNFGPVKKKFCTFREDYDDISNQIDFIICLGGDGTLLYASSLFQGSVPPVMAFHLGSLGFLTPFNFENFQSQVTQVIEGNAAIVLRSRLKVRVVKELRGKRMTVHNGLSENGLPAPGLDPEVGKQAMQYQVLNEVVIDRGPSSYLSNVDVYLDGHLITTVQGDGVIVSTPTGSTAYAAAAGASMIHPNVPAIMLTPICPHSLSFRPIVVPAGVELKIMLSPEARNTAWVSLDGRKRQEIRHGDSITITTSRYPLPSICVRDPVSDWFESLAQCLHWNVRKKQAHFAEDEEDGEDS